A region of Eschrichtius robustus isolate mEscRob2 chromosome 19, mEscRob2.pri, whole genome shotgun sequence DNA encodes the following proteins:
- the ERFL gene encoding ETS domain-containing transcription factor ERF-like, whose product MDCSCVSDLLFAPPALPALWTPGFAFPDWAYKPESSPGSRQIQLWHFILELLQKEEYQGVIAWQGDYGEFVIKDPDEVARLWGIRKCKPHMNYDKLSRALRYYYNKRILHKTKGKRFTYKFNFSKVVLVNYPLLDVAAATTGAPLLLTPGPFGGAPGPDAPPLTPETLQTLFSAPRLGEPGARAPLFTPETDKLRLDSPFPLLGSGATGYSKPPGLLGPFGRAFPEHPWNFSPYLTGPFPKLPPPLYPPHFYPNPLASSLGHLPSAGAGGSPTAAPLLAATAEGLGPERPSGLAAAPRLALPRAGGPEAALGGKEDSDSELEITDVSGCSSDSEGDEGLPVPPKAKAGKGGVGS is encoded by the exons GGTTTGCCTTCCCGGATTGGGCCTACAAGCCGGAGTCGTCCCCCGGCTCGAGGCAGATCCAGCTGTGGCACTTTATCCTGGAGCTGCTGCAGAAGGAGGAGTACCAGGGTGTCATCGCCTGGCAGGGGGACTACGGGGAATTCGTCATCAAGGACCCCGATGAGGTGGCTCGGCTCTGGGGCATCCGAAAGTGCAAGCCCCACATGAATTATGACAAGCTGAGCCGGGCCCTGcg CTACTACTACAACAAGCGCATTCTCCACAAGACCAAAGGGAAGAGGTTCACCTACAAGTTCAACTTCAGCAAAGTCGTGCTTGTCAATTACCCACTGTTGGACGTGGCAGCGGCCACCACGGGCGCTCCACTCTTGCTGACCCCTGGTCCCTTCGGGGGAGCCCCTGGGCCAGAtgctcctcccctcacccccgaG aCCCTGCAGACCCTGTTCTCTGCCCCACGCCTGGGAGAGCCGGGGGCCCGGGCGCCCCTGTTCACCCCCGAGACAGACAAACTGCGTCTGGACAGCCCTTTCCCGTTGCTGGGCTCTG GTGCCACTGGCTATTCCAAGCCCCCCGGCCTGCTGGGTCCCTTCGGCCGCGCCTTCCCAGAGCACCCCTGGAACTTTAGCCCGTACCTCACCGGCCCCTTCCCCAAGCTGCCCCCGCCTCTCTACCCCCCCCACTTCTACCCCAACCCTCTGGCCAGTTCCCTGGGCCACCTGCCCTCAGCAGGGGCAGGGGGAAGCCCCACTGCTGCGCCCCTGCTGGCTGCCACCGCGGAGGGCCTGGGCCCCGAGCGCCCCTCGGGCCTGGCAGCAGCCCCTCGCCTGGCACTGCCGAGGGCTGGGGGCCCAGAGGCCGCGCTGGGGGGGAAGGAAGACAGCGACTCGGAGCTGGAGATTACCGACGTCAGCGGCTGCAGCTCTGACAGCGAGGGCGACGAGGGCCTCCCCGTGCCCCCCAAGGCCAAGGCGGGCAAAGGGGGGGTCGGCAGCTGA